AAAAATTGTCGCAAAGGCGGTTTTATCACGCTCTTTTGCAACGCTTACGAGTAATTGTTTTTGTTGCTCAATACTGATCTCATTCATTGTGGGATGTCCCAACCTATGATGATGACTAGATTGAGAGTAAGGGTATGTAATAACAGACATAATCTCAACGTGTATTGGTTAGACAAATTAGACATTACATAGAGATACGTCTGTTATTCAGCTATCGATCATTTTTTTTGCAAATTATCGTCAATCACCGTATGAAGAAATGACAATGCAGCAGTATGGTCATTTCGACTCATAAACCACTGTTTCTGATTGACTTCTAGTGGTAGAATTTCTAACCATCGTTGGCAAACCCATGTCATGTTGTTGAAATCTGGTGACGGATAATAACTTGCGTGATCAGGATGCTCTTTGAACAGTAGTTTAAGACTATTGGCTATTTCAACATCGTTATAGTTTATATCAGTACTTTGCCAATTCGGCACTTTCGATGCTTTACCAAAATAGAGCCCATCATCATCCTGCCAATAATTATCGAGAAGAAAAAGTTCTTGAGCAGATATAGTAATACTTAATACACCATCAGGTAGTGAATCAAAATCAGTGATCACAACACGTGTACCAAAGTGACAAATGTTATTGTCAATGGACATACACAACCCGAATCCATAGTTGTTTGTTGCAGCAATTTTTATCAGTTTGATATAACGAGGTTCAAAGATCCTTAATTTACTGACCCCGCCTGGTAGTAGATAAATATCTAGTGGAAACAGAGGTATTTGCATAATTTTATGCCCTAGCTGACGTGTTATCGTTAATACCACACTAGTTCTTTTAAATTTATTTAGTTGTGGTATCGTTTTT
The sequence above is a segment of the Photobacterium leiognathi genome. Coding sequences within it:
- a CDS encoding LON peptidase substrate-binding domain-containing protein — translated: MQIPLFPLDIYLLPGGVSKLRIFEPRYIKLIKIAATNNYGFGLCMSIDNNICHFGTRVVITDFDSLPDGVLSITISAQELFLLDNYWQDDDGLYFGKASKVPNWQSTDINYNDVEIANSLKLLFKEHPDHASYYPSPDFNNMTWVCQRWLEILPLEVNQKQWFMSRNDHTAALSFLHTVIDDNLQKK